The Dioscorea cayenensis subsp. rotundata cultivar TDr96_F1 unplaced genomic scaffold, TDr96_F1_v2_PseudoChromosome.rev07_lg8_w22 25.fasta BLBR01002082.1, whole genome shotgun sequence genome window below encodes:
- the LOC120257403 gene encoding uncharacterized protein LOC120257403: MPFILFFLLLLFLVITMAQGVVMSLEVRNNEEMIKSSVKERIDDGANVGVLFNVLRSRKLMIILRKEEEDDEKDRYRYDLKGEKKQEHSTDHGHDHQTYPDLLDIAGMDYSPAKRKPPIHN; this comes from the exons TGCCATtcatattgttttttcttttgcttctcTTCTTGGTGATCACCATGGCacaag gaGTGGTCATGAGTTTGGAGGTGAGAAATAat GAGGAGATGATTAAGAGTTCAGTGAAAGAAAGGATTGATGATGGTGCAAATGTTGGTGTATTATTTAATG TGCTGAGGAGTAGAAAGCTTATGATCAttctaaggaaagaagaagaagatgatgaaaaagatcGATACCGATACGATttgaaaggagaaaagaaacaagaacactCAACTGATCATGGTCATGATCATCAAACTTATCCTGATCTTTTAGACATTGCAGGGATGGATTATTCTCCCGCGAAGAGAAAACCTCCAATCCATAACTAA